The Hymenobacter sp. DG01 genome has a segment encoding these proteins:
- a CDS encoding 2Fe-2S iron-sulfur cluster-binding protein: protein MTDEVRVYVEEAPGQRREIVAPTDMGLSLMEIMKADGYDIQATCGGMALCGTCHVEVLAGPELPEPGDDELAMLESLPVMTQGSRLSCQIRLTPRVDGLVVRLMPQDA, encoded by the coding sequence ATGACCGACGAAGTACGCGTATATGTAGAGGAGGCGCCCGGTCAGCGGCGCGAAATTGTGGCTCCTACCGACATGGGCCTGAGCCTGATGGAAATCATGAAGGCAGATGGGTACGACATTCAGGCTACCTGCGGAGGCATGGCGCTGTGTGGCACCTGCCACGTAGAGGTACTGGCCGGGCCGGAGCTACCCGAGCCCGGCGACGATGAGCTGGCCATGCTGGAGAGCCTGCCCGTGATGACCCAGGGCAGCCGCCTTTCCTGCCAGATCCGACTGACCCCACGCGTGGACGGCCTGGTAGTGCGCCTCATGCCCCAGGACGCGTAA
- a CDS encoding NAD(P)/FAD-dependent oxidoreductase, which yields MNSISTDICIIGAGPVGLFAVFEAGLLKLRCHVVDALPQVGGQLSEIYPKKPIYDIPGYPEVLAGDLIQNLMRQIEPFHPTFTLGERVEGYEKLEDGSFRVTTIDGTEILCKAIAIAGGLGSFEPRKPAIDGLTDFESGKGVYYMVRDPETFRNQRLVIAGGGDSALDWTIFLADVAKEVTLVHRGTTFRGAADSAEKVQKLHEAGKVKLVLSSNVTHVHGNGQLEAVTITANSGDAQTVNVDSFIPLFGLTPKLGPIGEWGLELEDDAVKVNTVDYSTSEPGIYAIGDINTYPGKLKLILCGFHEAALMCQGAFKYINPDKKYVLKYTTVNGVPTL from the coding sequence ATGAATTCTATTTCCACCGATATCTGCATCATTGGGGCTGGCCCGGTAGGCCTGTTTGCTGTATTTGAAGCCGGACTCCTGAAGCTGCGCTGCCACGTAGTGGACGCCCTACCCCAGGTAGGCGGTCAGCTTTCTGAAATTTATCCGAAGAAGCCGATTTACGATATTCCGGGCTACCCCGAAGTGCTGGCCGGCGACCTGATTCAGAACCTGATGCGGCAGATAGAGCCCTTCCACCCCACCTTTACACTAGGGGAGCGGGTAGAGGGCTACGAGAAGCTGGAGGATGGTTCGTTCCGGGTAACTACCATCGACGGCACCGAAATTCTGTGCAAGGCCATTGCCATTGCCGGCGGGCTGGGTTCCTTCGAGCCGCGCAAACCCGCTATTGATGGCCTCACGGATTTTGAGAGCGGCAAAGGTGTGTACTACATGGTGCGCGACCCGGAAACCTTCCGTAACCAGCGCCTGGTAATTGCCGGCGGCGGCGACTCAGCCCTGGACTGGACGATTTTCCTGGCCGACGTGGCCAAGGAAGTAACCCTGGTGCACCGCGGTACTACCTTCCGCGGCGCCGCCGACTCGGCTGAGAAGGTACAGAAGCTGCACGAGGCCGGTAAAGTAAAGCTGGTGCTCAGCTCCAACGTAACGCACGTGCACGGCAACGGCCAGCTCGAAGCCGTGACCATTACGGCCAACAGCGGCGACGCGCAAACCGTGAACGTGGATAGCTTTATTCCGCTGTTCGGCCTCACACCCAAGCTAGGGCCCATTGGTGAGTGGGGTCTGGAGCTAGAAGACGACGCCGTGAAGGTGAATACCGTGGACTACTCCACCTCGGAGCCCGGCATCTACGCCATTGGCGACATCAATACCTACCCTGGTAAGCTGAAGCTGATTTTGTGCGGCTTCCACGAGGCCGCCCTTATGTGCCAAGGTGCCTTCAAATACATCAACCCCGATAAAAAGTACGTGCTCAAGTACACGACCGTCAACGGGGTACCCACTTTGTAA